Proteins encoded within one genomic window of Jiangella mangrovi:
- a CDS encoding ABC transporter substrate-binding protein yields MRKPRVRRATVAAATVVGLVAVVSAGCGSDDSGSGSASDGGGVTTLTFAASTFGDPGRGPQLEEWLEQFNASQDEIRVEAASVPYPTFGQTVLTQMGGGEGPDLVRFDMPEFEAASDAGLIAPLDDLIDAGEYELLEQPDRFMVHDDVRHGIIFEASNYAMFYNADLIPEPPTTYEDFFAIAQSLTSGDTFGLAFRQTEAEEAGVWQDIFNYVYGFGGAWSDGEDLTINAPENLEGLQAYKDLYDANVIPRGADAATFRRMFAEGKVAMELNNGGYATHLLAESPDLNFSVAPIPFPERSQGAILAPIVINEASEAKEEAATFITWALEPENQTSLQEILGASSVATATERTPESLQELPFLPTFDELTESSLPQVVLGFEAQTPDIRKIVVQNVIAALQGQVDLQTALDDAQEQATELVG; encoded by the coding sequence ATGAGGAAACCTCGCGTTCGCCGCGCCACGGTCGCCGCGGCCACCGTCGTCGGCCTGGTCGCCGTCGTCTCGGCCGGATGCGGCTCCGACGACTCCGGCTCCGGCTCGGCCTCGGACGGCGGCGGCGTCACGACGCTCACCTTCGCCGCCTCGACCTTCGGCGACCCGGGCCGCGGGCCACAGCTGGAGGAGTGGCTCGAGCAGTTCAACGCCAGCCAGGACGAGATCCGGGTCGAGGCCGCGTCGGTGCCCTACCCGACCTTCGGCCAGACGGTGCTCACGCAGATGGGCGGCGGCGAGGGACCCGACCTCGTCCGCTTCGACATGCCCGAGTTCGAGGCCGCCTCCGACGCAGGCCTGATCGCACCCCTCGACGACCTGATCGACGCCGGCGAGTACGAGCTGCTCGAGCAGCCGGACCGGTTCATGGTCCACGACGACGTCCGGCACGGGATCATCTTCGAGGCGTCGAACTACGCGATGTTCTACAACGCCGACCTGATCCCGGAGCCGCCGACGACGTACGAGGACTTCTTCGCGATCGCTCAGTCCCTGACGTCCGGCGACACCTTCGGGCTGGCGTTCCGTCAGACGGAGGCCGAGGAGGCCGGCGTCTGGCAGGACATCTTCAACTACGTCTACGGCTTCGGCGGCGCCTGGTCCGACGGCGAGGACCTCACCATCAACGCGCCGGAGAACCTCGAGGGCCTGCAGGCCTACAAGGACCTCTACGACGCGAACGTCATCCCTCGCGGCGCCGACGCGGCGACCTTCCGGCGCATGTTCGCCGAGGGCAAGGTCGCCATGGAGCTCAACAACGGCGGCTACGCCACCCACCTGCTCGCCGAGAGCCCCGACCTGAACTTCAGCGTCGCCCCCATCCCGTTCCCCGAGCGCAGCCAGGGCGCCATCCTCGCGCCCATCGTCATCAACGAGGCGAGCGAGGCCAAGGAGGAGGCGGCGACGTTCATCACGTGGGCCCTCGAGCCGGAGAACCAGACGAGCCTGCAGGAGATCCTCGGCGCGAGCAGCGTCGCGACGGCCACCGAGCGCACGCCCGAGTCGCTGCAGGAGCTGCCGTTCCTCCCGACGTTCGACGAGCTCACCGAGTCCAGCCTCCCGCAGGTCGTCCTCGGCTTCGAGGCGCAGACCCCCGACATCCGCAAGATCGTCGTGCAGAACGTGATCGCCGCCCTGCAGGGTCAGGTCGACCTCCAGACCGCTCTCGACGACGCCCAGGAGCAGGCGACCGAACTGGTCGGCTGA
- a CDS encoding branched-chain amino acid ABC transporter permease, with amino-acid sequence MTPALIEVDRGSPRGRLADLRRPPVLVAAVVVLAVAAWVLFLADGTPAGAAAGDPGTFLVTALDAVTFAGLLFVAASGFTLIFGLMRTVNMAHGSLFLLAAYVAIRVQEAMVGRSRNIDAADVGLLDWLVPLLAGAGVAAVLGLLIQQVFLQWNEGQEMRQTLVTLAITVVLADQMLREFGGLAQRMVWPGAVTHFFSIFGERYAATRLFMLGIAVLVGVLLWLWLNRTSVGMVIRAGVDDRQMVRGLGINIRRVFALTFFVGSFLAGVGGVLGASFAGAAPGTDGSWLLNALVVVIIGGLGSLKGAAAGSLLYGTVVAFSPAYLPSQYSYYAIILTFGLLAVVLAVRPYGLFGRPA; translated from the coding sequence ATGACGCCTGCCCTGATCGAGGTGGACCGGGGCTCGCCGAGAGGCCGGCTGGCGGACCTGCGCCGCCCGCCCGTCCTCGTCGCCGCCGTCGTCGTGCTCGCCGTCGCCGCCTGGGTGCTGTTCCTCGCGGACGGCACCCCGGCGGGCGCGGCGGCGGGCGACCCGGGCACGTTCCTGGTGACGGCGCTGGACGCGGTAACCTTCGCCGGCCTGCTCTTCGTCGCCGCGTCCGGCTTCACCCTCATCTTCGGGCTGATGCGCACGGTGAACATGGCGCACGGCTCGCTGTTCCTGCTCGCCGCCTACGTCGCCATCCGCGTGCAGGAGGCCATGGTCGGCCGGTCCCGCAACATCGACGCCGCGGACGTCGGCCTGCTCGACTGGCTGGTGCCGCTGCTGGCCGGCGCCGGCGTCGCCGCCGTCCTCGGTCTGCTGATCCAGCAGGTGTTCCTGCAGTGGAACGAGGGCCAGGAGATGCGGCAGACGCTGGTGACGCTCGCCATCACCGTCGTGCTGGCCGACCAGATGCTGCGCGAGTTCGGCGGGCTGGCGCAGCGGATGGTCTGGCCGGGCGCCGTGACGCACTTCTTCTCGATCTTCGGCGAACGCTATGCGGCCACCAGGCTCTTCATGCTCGGCATCGCCGTCCTGGTCGGCGTGCTGCTGTGGCTCTGGCTGAACCGCACGAGCGTGGGCATGGTCATCCGGGCGGGCGTCGACGACCGGCAGATGGTGCGTGGCCTCGGCATCAACATCCGCCGGGTGTTCGCGCTCACCTTCTTCGTCGGCTCCTTCCTGGCCGGCGTCGGCGGAGTGCTCGGCGCATCGTTCGCCGGCGCCGCTCCCGGCACGGACGGCAGTTGGCTGCTCAACGCCCTCGTCGTGGTGATCATCGGCGGCCTGGGCTCGCTCAAGGGCGCCGCCGCCGGCTCGCTGCTGTACGGCACGGTCGTCGCCTTCTCACCCGCGTACCTGCCGAGCCAGTACTCCTACTACGCGATCATCCTGACG
- a CDS encoding ABC transporter permease subunit yields the protein MTKDTHSMTVLEQTRAPRSETSPRRRRSPLGSRWTPYLFLAPAAVFILLFQGVPLAQEIYLSFTRTSLLNPTRSTWVGLENYAHIFGDDDFHRTLLTTLIYVVVCVVGSVGAGLLVALLLNRGFRGRGVVRALVTVPWAAPGIAVALIATWMLNPQYGIVNRFLDAVGLGVPGGAILDSQTYALPAILVTTIWQLFPLTSVVLLSALQAVPKDLTEAATMDGAGRWWTFRAVTWQVIKPTVGLLALLMTIWSIRRFELIWLMTKGGPVGSTETLVIDLYAQAFDSKQLGTAAAIGMVGVVISLIVIAGSRFVARGAAKEGIR from the coding sequence GTGACGAAGGACACCCACTCGATGACCGTGCTCGAGCAGACGAGAGCGCCCCGATCCGAGACCTCCCCCCGCCGGCGGCGCAGCCCGCTGGGCAGCCGTTGGACGCCGTACCTGTTCCTCGCCCCGGCGGCCGTCTTCATCCTCCTGTTCCAGGGGGTCCCGCTGGCTCAGGAGATCTACCTGAGCTTCACGCGGACGTCGCTGCTCAACCCCACGCGCAGCACGTGGGTCGGGCTGGAGAACTACGCCCACATCTTCGGCGACGACGACTTCCACCGGACGCTCCTGACCACGCTGATCTACGTGGTCGTCTGCGTCGTGGGCTCGGTCGGGGCCGGCCTGCTGGTGGCGCTCCTGCTCAACCGCGGCTTCCGCGGCCGCGGCGTCGTGCGCGCGCTCGTGACGGTGCCGTGGGCAGCCCCGGGCATCGCGGTCGCGCTCATCGCGACCTGGATGCTCAACCCCCAGTACGGCATCGTGAACCGGTTCCTCGACGCCGTCGGGCTGGGGGTGCCCGGCGGCGCGATCCTCGACAGCCAGACCTACGCCCTCCCGGCGATCCTCGTGACGACCATCTGGCAGCTCTTCCCGCTCACCTCGGTGGTGCTGCTCTCGGCGCTGCAGGCGGTCCCGAAGGACCTGACCGAGGCCGCGACGATGGACGGCGCCGGCCGGTGGTGGACGTTCCGCGCCGTGACCTGGCAGGTCATCAAGCCGACCGTGGGCCTGCTCGCGCTGCTCATGACGATCTGGTCGATCCGGCGGTTCGAGCTCATCTGGCTGATGACGAAGGGCGGCCCGGTGGGGTCCACCGAGACGCTCGTCATCGACCTCTACGCCCAGGCCTTCGACTCCAAGCAGCTCGGCACGGCGGCCGCGATCGGCATGGTCGGCGTCGTCATCTCACTCATCGTCATCGCCGGCAGCAGGTTCGTCGCCCGCGGCGCCGCGAAGGAGGGAATCCGGTGA
- a CDS encoding XylR family transcriptional regulator, translating into MVVIETRHVALLVETSNAYARGLLVGVKKYVEEHPHWSIYLAEHSRHETDFSWLEGWRGDGVMARIENEETARFIRRLGLPTVDLSAARLVPELPGVETDDGTIARWAVGHFAERGLRNFAFCGDERFAWSVKRSEWFAGHVRQHGATPHEFRMKPSSMRAADRELLATWLTGLPKPVGVLACYDIAGQEVLEACKIAGLAVPDSVAVVGVDNDELIGNLTTPPLSSIEPNTTATGYLAAHLLDLMMQGHSLEPGLRLIEPIRIVARQSSDILAVDDPLVSEALRFIRARSDQNLAVTAVLRHVGLSRRALDLRFAETLGRTVHTEIIRVRVAHVAELLSSTDWTLQQIAERLNFSHSEYMSVVFKKQTGQSPGQYRRTVNGSVARQAFWQA; encoded by the coding sequence ATGGTTGTCATCGAGACGCGGCACGTGGCGCTGCTGGTCGAGACCTCGAACGCCTACGCCCGCGGCCTGCTCGTCGGCGTGAAGAAGTACGTCGAGGAGCACCCGCACTGGTCGATCTACCTGGCCGAACACAGCCGGCACGAGACCGACTTCTCGTGGCTCGAGGGGTGGCGGGGTGACGGCGTCATGGCCCGGATCGAGAACGAGGAGACCGCCCGCTTCATCCGCCGGCTCGGCTTGCCGACGGTCGATCTGAGCGCCGCCCGGCTGGTCCCGGAGCTTCCCGGCGTCGAGACCGACGACGGCACCATCGCGCGCTGGGCGGTCGGCCACTTCGCCGAGCGCGGCCTGCGGAACTTCGCGTTCTGCGGCGACGAGCGGTTCGCCTGGTCGGTGAAGCGCAGCGAGTGGTTCGCCGGCCATGTCCGCCAGCACGGGGCGACTCCGCACGAGTTCCGGATGAAGCCGTCCAGCATGCGCGCCGCCGACCGCGAGCTCCTGGCCACCTGGCTCACCGGGCTGCCGAAGCCCGTCGGCGTCCTCGCCTGCTACGACATCGCCGGCCAGGAGGTGCTCGAGGCCTGCAAGATCGCCGGGCTGGCGGTGCCGGACTCCGTCGCCGTCGTCGGCGTCGACAACGACGAGCTGATCGGCAACCTCACCACGCCGCCGCTGTCGAGCATCGAGCCGAACACCACCGCGACGGGGTACCTGGCGGCGCATCTGCTCGACCTGATGATGCAGGGCCACTCCCTCGAGCCGGGCCTGCGACTCATCGAACCGATCCGCATCGTCGCCCGGCAGTCGTCGGACATCCTCGCCGTCGACGATCCGCTGGTCTCCGAGGCGCTGCGGTTCATCCGAGCGAGGTCGGACCAGAACCTCGCCGTCACCGCGGTGCTCCGGCACGTCGGGCTCTCGCGCCGCGCCCTCGACCTCCGCTTCGCCGAGACCCTCGGCCGGACGGTCCACACCGAGATCATCCGGGTCCGCGTCGCCCATGTCGCCGAGCTGCTCTCGTCGACGGACTGGACGCTGCAGCAGATCGCCGAGCGCCTGAACTTCAGCCACTCGGAGTACATGAGTGTCGTCTTCAAGAAGCAGACCGGCCAGTCGCCGGGCCAGTATCGCCGGACGGTCAACGGTTCCGTGGCGCGCCAGGCCTTCTGGCAGGCCTGA
- a CDS encoding Gfo/Idh/MocA family protein, whose protein sequence is MTQRVRVAIAGLGFGSEFVPIYQAHPDAELVAVCQRTEATLNEIADRFGVVGRYTDFTAMLDDPDIDAVHINTPIPDHAHQSIAALRAGKHVACTVPMATTLEECRAIVEAARESGKNYMMMETVVYSREFLHVKDLADNGTLGRIQFLRGAHHQEMAGWPGYWEGLPPMYYATHAVSPVLSLAGALADSVVCLGSGRISAELTAKYGSPFAVESALITLRDSPVGAEIARSLFQTAREYVESFTVFGELATFEWEQTQGSGHVLHVGEIPKPVEVRDFAHRLPPEIAPFTTRGVYDAENEHLSFIQGSGHGGSHPHLAHEFVRSIVEDRTPAIDEVTAANWTSVGICAHESAMNGGSRVAIPDYTS, encoded by the coding sequence ATGACGCAGAGAGTACGTGTGGCCATCGCCGGGCTCGGTTTCGGGTCGGAGTTCGTGCCGATTTATCAAGCCCATCCGGACGCCGAACTGGTGGCCGTATGTCAACGGACCGAGGCCACGCTCAATGAGATCGCGGACCGTTTCGGAGTGGTGGGCCGCTACACGGATTTCACCGCGATGCTCGACGATCCAGACATCGACGCGGTGCACATCAACACCCCCATTCCCGATCACGCGCACCAGTCGATCGCCGCGCTCCGAGCGGGAAAGCACGTCGCCTGCACCGTCCCGATGGCCACGACGCTCGAGGAGTGCCGGGCGATCGTCGAGGCCGCCAGGGAGTCCGGCAAGAACTACATGATGATGGAGACCGTCGTCTACTCGCGGGAGTTCCTGCACGTCAAGGACCTCGCCGACAACGGAACGCTGGGCCGGATCCAGTTCCTCAGGGGAGCGCACCACCAGGAGATGGCCGGATGGCCCGGGTACTGGGAGGGCCTTCCGCCCATGTACTACGCCACCCATGCGGTGAGCCCGGTGTTGTCGTTGGCCGGTGCGCTGGCCGACAGCGTCGTGTGCCTCGGCTCGGGGCGGATCTCCGCGGAACTCACCGCCAAGTATGGCTCCCCATTCGCCGTCGAGAGCGCACTCATCACGCTTCGTGACTCACCCGTCGGCGCCGAGATCGCGCGTTCGTTGTTCCAGACCGCTCGTGAATATGTCGAGAGCTTCACCGTGTTCGGAGAACTGGCGACATTCGAATGGGAACAGACCCAGGGCTCCGGTCATGTTCTGCATGTCGGCGAGATTCCCAAGCCTGTCGAGGTCCGGGACTTCGCCCATCGGCTGCCGCCGGAGATCGCGCCGTTCACGACCCGCGGGGTCTACGACGCCGAGAACGAGCACCTCTCGTTCATCCAGGGCAGCGGGCACGGCGGTTCGCATCCGCACCTGGCGCACGAGTTCGTGCGCAGCATCGTCGAGGACCGGACGCCCGCGATCGACGAGGTCACCGCCGCGAACTGGACGTCGGTGGGGATCTGCGCCCACGAGTCGGCCATGAACGGCGGCAGCCGGGTCGCGATTCCCGACTACACGAGCTGA
- a CDS encoding ABC transporter permease subunit: MSRFRMGLTLRIVAVLGVLGIAVFPLYWMFVTALSSDADLFAGEARLLPDFSQFGVFADALAEGEVVGWLRNSLVIAAGTTLLSIGLGIPLGYALSRFSFRGKVVMTVVLLLTQMLPEALMVVPLFALFNRFDLLDSLIGLVLANSAFVLPIVALILKGAIDAIPRELEEAGRVDGARPLTMLVRINVPLIAPSIAAAAVISFFHAWNEFVFAVTFIYAPEMQPASVGIAGFIGEVGTPVQTVMAVAFLFTLPAVAFYLFAQKYVVAGMTAGAVKG; this comes from the coding sequence GTGAGCCGGTTCCGCATGGGTCTCACCCTGCGCATCGTCGCCGTACTTGGAGTCCTGGGCATCGCGGTCTTCCCGCTGTACTGGATGTTCGTCACGGCCCTGTCGAGCGACGCCGACCTGTTCGCCGGGGAGGCGCGGCTGCTGCCCGACTTCTCGCAGTTCGGGGTCTTCGCCGACGCGCTCGCCGAGGGCGAGGTGGTGGGCTGGCTGCGCAACAGCCTCGTGATCGCCGCCGGGACGACCCTGCTCTCGATCGGCCTGGGCATCCCGCTCGGCTACGCGCTCTCGCGGTTCTCGTTCCGGGGCAAGGTCGTCATGACGGTCGTGCTGCTGCTGACGCAGATGCTCCCCGAGGCGCTCATGGTGGTGCCGCTGTTCGCGCTGTTCAACCGGTTCGACCTGCTCGACTCGCTGATCGGGCTGGTCCTGGCCAACTCGGCGTTCGTGCTGCCGATCGTGGCGCTCATCCTCAAGGGCGCGATCGACGCCATCCCTCGCGAGCTCGAGGAGGCCGGACGGGTCGACGGCGCGCGGCCGCTCACCATGCTAGTGCGCATCAACGTCCCGCTGATCGCGCCGTCGATCGCGGCCGCCGCGGTCATCTCGTTCTTCCACGCCTGGAACGAGTTCGTGTTCGCGGTGACGTTCATCTACGCGCCGGAGATGCAGCCGGCCTCGGTGGGCATCGCGGGCTTCATCGGCGAGGTCGGCACCCCGGTCCAGACCGTCATGGCGGTGGCGTTCCTGTTCACGCTCCCTGCCGTCGCCTTCTACCTGTTCGCGCAGAAGTACGTCGTGGCCGGCATGACCGCCGGCGCCGTGAAGGGCTGA
- a CDS encoding alpha/beta hydrolase-fold protein — MHLALPRRSALLAALMVAGTLAATAITPPATAAPPKPLGPEVVRTDQPPTGNSVTFRYEAPEGVESVHLYGDWFYSRPESVTCNDCGDGRHPSEWRPGDIAATPWQILPMERGDDGVWSITVPLPSGSFRYAFTHDCTNVLATGCTLHDDPANPWQLPPPYPGAPGAVRSTVFVPESKRFPTYDTDYQAPAKPHRAGTLEARRYPSPLSTNPAGVHDLVVYLPHGYDPDRATPYPTLYLSHGSGDHSTAWTMQGVAHHILENAIRDGAAQPMVIVSTDFNGLPGGNTGYVNELRNNVIPFVEQNYNVSARADDRAFGGFSAGGSRAYTLMYDHTSLFGYHAAWSAGGPSASQAQIDRMKDVAGGIMIGTGLQDRLGNIAENSQRNAVALQAAGVDVDHFNVPGVHTWHVWRPLLNHYLRELAFRATTTDLEVATEPVGRSHHVRLTAVATVDPVTTSITAPSGKVDFYAGDRHLGSAPVRNGVARFHKPVDGDLLDEPVVARYRGDDLFDESQSVPSGAL, encoded by the coding sequence ATGCACCTGGCACTTCCCCGCCGCTCAGCGCTGCTGGCGGCCCTCATGGTCGCCGGGACGCTGGCGGCGACGGCGATCACCCCGCCGGCGACGGCCGCGCCGCCGAAGCCGCTCGGGCCGGAGGTCGTCCGGACGGATCAGCCGCCGACCGGGAACTCGGTCACCTTCAGGTACGAAGCGCCCGAAGGCGTCGAGTCGGTCCACCTCTACGGCGACTGGTTCTACTCGCGGCCCGAGAGCGTGACCTGCAACGACTGCGGCGACGGACGGCATCCCTCGGAGTGGCGGCCGGGCGACATCGCCGCGACGCCGTGGCAGATCCTGCCGATGGAGCGCGGCGACGACGGCGTCTGGTCGATCACCGTGCCACTGCCGTCCGGCAGCTTCCGCTACGCCTTCACCCACGACTGCACGAACGTGCTGGCCACCGGCTGCACCCTGCACGACGACCCGGCGAACCCGTGGCAGCTCCCGCCGCCGTACCCGGGCGCGCCGGGCGCGGTGCGCAGCACCGTCTTCGTGCCGGAGAGCAAGAGGTTCCCGACGTACGACACCGACTACCAGGCTCCGGCGAAGCCGCACCGGGCCGGCACCCTGGAGGCGCGCCGCTACCCCTCGCCGCTCTCCACCAACCCCGCCGGCGTCCACGACCTCGTCGTCTACCTGCCGCACGGCTACGACCCGGACCGGGCGACGCCGTACCCCACGCTGTACCTGAGCCACGGCAGCGGCGACCACTCGACCGCGTGGACGATGCAGGGCGTCGCCCACCACATCCTGGAGAACGCGATCCGCGACGGTGCCGCACAACCGATGGTCATCGTGTCGACCGACTTCAACGGCCTGCCGGGTGGCAACACGGGCTACGTCAACGAGCTCAGGAACAACGTCATCCCGTTCGTCGAGCAGAACTACAACGTCTCGGCCAGGGCCGACGACCGGGCGTTCGGCGGCTTCTCGGCCGGCGGCAGCCGCGCCTACACGCTCATGTACGACCACACCTCGCTCTTCGGCTACCACGCCGCGTGGAGCGCGGGCGGACCGTCCGCGAGCCAGGCCCAGATCGACCGGATGAAGGACGTCGCCGGCGGGATCATGATCGGCACCGGGCTGCAGGACCGCCTGGGCAACATCGCCGAGAACTCGCAGCGCAACGCCGTCGCGCTGCAGGCGGCGGGTGTCGACGTCGACCACTTCAACGTGCCGGGCGTGCACACCTGGCACGTCTGGCGGCCGCTGCTGAACCACTACCTGCGTGAGCTGGCCTTCCGGGCCACCACGACGGATCTCGAGGTAGCCACCGAGCCGGTCGGGCGCTCCCACCACGTGCGGCTCACCGCGGTCGCCACGGTCGACCCCGTGACGACCAGCATCACCGCGCCGTCGGGCAAGGTCGACTTCTACGCCGGCGACCGGCATCTCGGCTCGGCACCGGTCCGCAACGGCGTCGCCCGGTTCCACAAGCCGGTCGACGGCGACCTGCTGGACGAGCCGGTGGTCGCCCGCTACCGGGGCGACGACCTGTTCGACGAGTCGCAGAGCGTGCCGTCCGGCGCCCTCTGA
- a CDS encoding IclR family transcriptional regulator domain-containing protein, which translates to MAQTIQRAIELIRRSAEHPLSLTEAAEVLGVHKSTALRMLQTLEAARFVRKTGAGTYVFGSGLIELSELALGSMDLRQFASAHLRRLQRETGHTVHLAQLTGDEIIYIDKVDSAAFDAVKLPSRVGRAVSIYASAVGKVILAFLPREERDRLLSHVTFERYTATTFADRASLELELIDVRERGWAADDGEHDAYVMCVAAPIRDSRGQVIAAVSITAIEVIATLSQLEARLPLLLDTASSISAELGHTAGAGPAETAPAGPAAG; encoded by the coding sequence GTGGCTCAGACGATCCAACGGGCGATCGAGCTCATCAGGAGATCCGCGGAGCACCCGCTGAGCCTCACGGAGGCCGCGGAGGTGCTCGGTGTCCACAAGTCGACGGCACTGCGGATGCTCCAGACCCTCGAGGCGGCGCGGTTCGTCCGGAAGACCGGTGCGGGGACGTACGTGTTCGGCAGCGGTCTCATCGAACTGTCCGAGCTCGCGCTCGGCTCGATGGATCTTCGTCAGTTCGCCTCGGCGCACCTGCGCCGGCTCCAGCGCGAGACGGGGCACACCGTCCACCTCGCGCAGCTGACCGGCGACGAGATCATCTACATCGACAAGGTCGACAGCGCCGCCTTCGACGCCGTCAAGCTTCCGTCGCGGGTGGGCCGGGCCGTCTCGATCTACGCGAGCGCCGTCGGCAAGGTGATCCTGGCCTTCCTGCCGCGCGAGGAGCGCGATCGCCTCCTCTCGCACGTCACGTTCGAGCGGTACACGGCGACGACGTTCGCCGACCGGGCGTCGCTCGAGCTCGAGCTCATCGACGTGCGCGAGCGCGGGTGGGCGGCGGACGACGGTGAGCACGACGCGTACGTGATGTGTGTGGCCGCGCCGATCAGGGACTCGCGCGGCCAGGTCATCGCGGCGGTCTCGATCACGGCGATCGAGGTGATCGCGACCCTGTCCCAGCTGGAGGCGCGACTCCCGCTGCTGCTCGACACCGCGAGCTCCATCTCCGCCGAGCTCGGCCACACCGCCGGCGCCGGGCCGGCCGAGACGGCCCCGGCCGGCCCGGCGGCCGGTTGA
- a CDS encoding mandelate racemase/muconate lactonizing enzyme family protein, with product MKITSVDTLVVDFYRTNLVIVRVSTDEGIVGLGEATLEGKERAVQGAVAELAEAVVGLDPTRISGTVHELARDWYWRGGPVIMTALSSLEMALWDISARDLGVPVSRLFGGPTRDRVRAYANGWFSGAVTPEDYAAAARRTVETGFRGLKWDPFENYDLTISTAQLDRVLAQVDAVRSAVGRHVELFVEGHGRFDVRHAVQIARELAPFEPVWFEEPCPPDNLDALADIRRASPVPIAAGERWFGRQGFAPALARQAVDFVQPDVTHAGGLAELAFISTLAATSYVGFAPHNPSGPLSTAATLQLGAVLPNFRYLEIMATDVPWRPRITSERLTLTEEGDVMVPAGVGLGIELDLEEMARHPFTPRPMRLFDDAVYDIRPPDERSFFNLGASE from the coding sequence ATGAAGATCACCTCGGTCGACACGCTCGTCGTCGACTTCTACCGCACCAATCTCGTCATCGTGCGGGTCTCGACCGACGAGGGCATCGTCGGCCTGGGCGAGGCGACGCTCGAGGGCAAGGAGCGGGCGGTGCAGGGCGCCGTCGCGGAGCTCGCCGAGGCGGTGGTGGGCCTCGACCCGACCCGCATCTCCGGCACCGTCCACGAGCTGGCCCGCGACTGGTACTGGCGCGGCGGCCCGGTCATCATGACGGCGCTGAGCTCGCTGGAGATGGCGTTGTGGGACATCTCCGCCCGCGATCTCGGGGTGCCGGTCTCGCGGCTGTTCGGCGGCCCCACGCGCGACCGGGTCCGCGCCTACGCGAACGGCTGGTTCTCCGGCGCGGTGACGCCCGAGGACTATGCGGCCGCCGCGCGCCGGACCGTCGAGACCGGCTTCCGCGGGCTCAAGTGGGACCCGTTCGAGAACTACGACCTCACCATCTCCACGGCGCAGCTGGACCGCGTCCTCGCGCAGGTCGACGCCGTGCGCTCCGCCGTCGGGCGCCACGTCGAGCTGTTCGTCGAGGGCCACGGCCGCTTCGACGTCCGGCACGCGGTCCAGATCGCGCGCGAGCTCGCCCCGTTCGAGCCGGTGTGGTTCGAGGAGCCCTGCCCGCCGGACAACCTCGACGCGCTCGCCGACATCCGCCGCGCCTCCCCCGTCCCCATCGCCGCCGGAGAGCGCTGGTTCGGCCGGCAGGGCTTCGCTCCCGCGCTGGCCCGCCAGGCGGTGGACTTCGTGCAGCCCGACGTGACCCATGCCGGCGGCCTCGCCGAGCTGGCCTTCATCTCGACGCTGGCGGCGACGAGCTATGTCGGCTTCGCGCCGCACAATCCCAGCGGGCCGCTGAGCACCGCGGCGACGCTGCAGCTGGGCGCGGTGCTGCCCAACTTCCGCTACCTGGAGATCATGGCGACCGACGTGCCCTGGCGCCCGCGCATCACCAGCGAGCGGCTCACGCTGACGGAGGAGGGCGACGTCATGGTCCCGGCCGGCGTCGGTCTCGGCATCGAGCTCGACCTCGAGGAGATGGCGCGGCACCCGTTCACCCCGCGCCCCATGCGGCTGTTCGACGACGCCGTCTACGACATCCGCCCGCCGGACGAGCGGTCCTTCTTCAATCTGGGAGCGAGCGAATGA